The Oryza glaberrima chromosome 9, OglaRS2, whole genome shotgun sequence genome includes a window with the following:
- the LOC127785418 gene encoding haloacid dehalogenase-like hydrolase domain-containing protein Sgpp isoform X2, with protein MLLEIGYNNGVPIDEEFFINNIAGRSDVEAAQNLFPDWPLEKGLKFLEDKEAKYRSLAKERLEPVKGLAKVVQWVKDHGYKRAAVTNAPRINSELMISLLGLTDFFQAVIVGGECEKPKPAPFPYLKALKELQVSADHTFIFEDSASGTRAGVAAGIPVVAVATRNPEKSLLDAGATLIIKDYEDPKLWSALEEIDREEAKLKKADA; from the exons ATGCTTCTTGAG ATTGGGTATAACAACGGTGTGCCGATAGACGAGGAGTTTTTCATAAACAATATTGCTGGAAGGAGTGATGTTGAAGCTGCTCAGAATTTGTTCCCTGATTGGCCCCTTGAGAAGGGGCTGAAATTCCTCGAGGACAAGGAAGCTAAATACAGAAG TTTGGCAAAGGAGCGTTTGGAACCTGTAAAGGGCCTTGCTAAAGTGGTTCAGTGGGTCAAAGATCATGGATACAAGCGTGCGGCTGTAACCAATGCCCCCAGGATTAATTCCGAGCTCATGATCTCCCTTCTTGGCCTCACAGATTTCTTCCAGGCCGTCATCGTTGGAGGCGAATGTGAGAAGCCGAAACCCGCCCCATTCCCCTACCTGAAGGCTCTCAAGGAGCTTCAGGTGTCTGCGGACCACACCTTCATCTTTGAG GATTCTGCTTCAGGCACACGTGCAGGCGTTGCTGCTGGAATTCCTGTTGTTGCTGTGGCAACAAGGAACCCAGAGAAGTCCCTACTGGATGCAGGAGCCACGTTgatcatcaaggattatgaagACCCCAAGCTTTGGAGCGCACTTGAAGAGATAGACAGAGAGGAAGCCAAGCTAAAGAAAGCTGATGCATGA
- the LOC127785418 gene encoding haloacid dehalogenase-like hydrolase domain-containing protein Sgpp isoform X1, which translates to MAAATPNGIPASRPLASSVPIEAVLFDIDGTLCDSDPLHHVAFQEMLLEIGYNNGVPIDEEFFINNIAGRSDVEAAQNLFPDWPLEKGLKFLEDKEAKYRSLAKERLEPVKGLAKVVQWVKDHGYKRAAVTNAPRINSELMISLLGLTDFFQAVIVGGECEKPKPAPFPYLKALKELQVSADHTFIFEDSASGTRAGVAAGIPVVAVATRNPEKSLLDAGATLIIKDYEDPKLWSALEEIDREEAKLKKADA; encoded by the exons CCAATTGAGGCAGTTCTGTTCGACATTGATGGGACCTTGTGCGACTCAGATCCTCTTCATCATGTGGCCTTCCAAGAAATGCTTCTTGAG ATTGGGTATAACAACGGTGTGCCGATAGACGAGGAGTTTTTCATAAACAATATTGCTGGAAGGAGTGATGTTGAAGCTGCTCAGAATTTGTTCCCTGATTGGCCCCTTGAGAAGGGGCTGAAATTCCTCGAGGACAAGGAAGCTAAATACAGAAG TTTGGCAAAGGAGCGTTTGGAACCTGTAAAGGGCCTTGCTAAAGTGGTTCAGTGGGTCAAAGATCATGGATACAAGCGTGCGGCTGTAACCAATGCCCCCAGGATTAATTCCGAGCTCATGATCTCCCTTCTTGGCCTCACAGATTTCTTCCAGGCCGTCATCGTTGGAGGCGAATGTGAGAAGCCGAAACCCGCCCCATTCCCCTACCTGAAGGCTCTCAAGGAGCTTCAGGTGTCTGCGGACCACACCTTCATCTTTGAG GATTCTGCTTCAGGCACACGTGCAGGCGTTGCTGCTGGAATTCCTGTTGTTGCTGTGGCAACAAGGAACCCAGAGAAGTCCCTACTGGATGCAGGAGCCACGTTgatcatcaaggattatgaagACCCCAAGCTTTGGAGCGCACTTGAAGAGATAGACAGAGAGGAAGCCAAGCTAAAGAAAGCTGATGCATGA